In the genome of Pseudomonas sp. LBUM920, one region contains:
- a CDS encoding chorismate lyase, producing the protein MPHSIAPPDACQWLTQSLLSPLPAPLTLDWLFDEGSLTRRLTGLSDDGFSVTPLFEGWQALRDDECAALNLAPATVGWVREVYLRGHGQPWVFARSVAARSALQGDGLHMDELGSRSLGELLFCDHAFTRQAIEVCHYPRQWLPTADQADGLWGRRSRFDRGSLSVLVAEIFLPGFWQALHDRAENY; encoded by the coding sequence GTGCCGCACTCAATCGCCCCTCCCGATGCTTGCCAATGGCTGACCCAGAGCCTTCTGAGCCCACTGCCAGCGCCCTTGACCCTTGACTGGCTGTTCGACGAAGGCTCGCTGACGCGCCGGCTGACGGGGCTGTCCGACGATGGCTTCAGCGTGACGCCGCTGTTCGAAGGTTGGCAAGCGCTGCGCGACGATGAATGCGCGGCGCTGAACCTGGCCCCGGCCACTGTCGGTTGGGTGCGCGAGGTGTATCTGCGCGGCCATGGTCAGCCGTGGGTGTTCGCGCGCAGCGTGGCGGCGCGCAGTGCCTTGCAAGGCGACGGGCTGCACATGGACGAACTGGGCAGCCGTTCGCTGGGCGAGTTGCTGTTTTGCGACCACGCCTTCACCCGCCAGGCCATCGAGGTGTGCCACTACCCACGGCAATGGCTGCCGACTGCGGATCAGGCCGACGGGTTGTGGGGACGCCGCTCGCGCTTTGATCGCGGGTCGCTGAGCGTGCTGGTGGCGGAAATTTTCCTGCCGGGCTTCTGGCAGGCGTTGCATGACCGTGCGGAGAACTACTGA
- the ubiA gene encoding 4-hydroxybenzoate octaprenyltransferase, whose translation MYQRLLKSLNHLNPRAWDFIQLTRMDKPIGIYLLLWPTLWALWIAGKGSPSLLNIVIFVLGVVLTRAGGCVINDWADRKVDGHVKRTEQRPLVSGKISSKEALVFFAVLMGISFLLVLLTNATTILLSLGGLALAASYPFMKRYTYYPQVVLGAAFSWGMPMAFTAETGHLPATAWLLYIANLLWTVGYDTYYAMTDRDDDLKIGVKSTAILFGDADRVIILMLQGLSLVCLVLAGMRFELGGWFHLGLLAAAGCFAWEFWYTRDKDRLKCFKAFLHNHWAGLAIFVGIVADYAFR comes from the coding sequence ATGTATCAACGTCTGCTCAAGTCCCTGAACCACCTGAACCCCAGGGCCTGGGATTTCATTCAGTTGACCCGCATGGACAAGCCCATCGGCATTTACCTGCTGTTGTGGCCGACGCTGTGGGCGCTGTGGATTGCCGGCAAGGGCTCGCCGTCCCTGCTCAATATCGTGATTTTCGTGCTCGGCGTGGTGCTGACCCGCGCCGGTGGCTGTGTGATCAATGACTGGGCCGATCGCAAGGTCGACGGCCACGTGAAACGCACCGAACAACGCCCACTGGTGAGCGGCAAGATCAGTTCCAAAGAAGCGCTGGTGTTTTTTGCGGTGCTGATGGGCATCAGCTTCCTGCTGGTGTTGCTGACCAACGCCACCACCATCCTGCTGTCACTCGGCGGCCTGGCGTTGGCGGCGAGCTACCCGTTCATGAAGCGCTACACCTATTACCCGCAAGTGGTACTGGGCGCGGCATTTTCGTGGGGCATGCCGATGGCGTTCACCGCTGAGACCGGTCACCTGCCTGCCACGGCGTGGCTGCTGTACATCGCCAACCTGTTGTGGACGGTGGGCTATGACACGTATTACGCGATGACCGACCGCGACGACGACTTGAAGATCGGCGTGAAATCCACTGCCATTCTGTTCGGCGATGCCGACCGCGTGATCATCCTTATGTTGCAAGGTTTGTCGCTGGTCTGCCTGGTGCTGGCGGGTATGCGGTTCGAGTTGGGCGGCTGGTTCCACCTGGGGTTGCTGGCGGCGGCAGGCTGCTTTGCCTGGGAGTTCTGGTACACCCGCGACAAGGACCGGCTGAAATGCTTCAAGGCGTTTTTGCACAACCACTGGGCCGGCTTGGCAATTTTTGTCGGGATCGTTGCGGATTACGCGTTTCGTTGA
- the phoB gene encoding phosphate regulon transcriptional regulator PhoB, whose protein sequence is MVGRSILIVDDEAPIREMIAVALEMAGYDCLEAENSQQAHAIIVDRKPDLILLDWMLPGTSGIELARRLKRDELTGDIPIIMLTAKGEEDNKIQGLEVGADDYITKPFSPRELVARLKAVLRRAGPTDGEAPIEVDGLILDPISHRVTIDGKPAEMGPTEYRLLQFFMTHQERAYTRGQLLDQVWGGNVYVEERTVDVHIRRLRKALGDAYENLVQTVRGTGYRFSTKG, encoded by the coding sequence ATGGTTGGCAGGAGCATTCTGATCGTTGACGACGAAGCGCCCATTCGCGAGATGATCGCCGTTGCGTTGGAAATGGCCGGCTATGACTGCCTGGAGGCGGAGAACTCCCAGCAGGCCCATGCCATTATCGTCGACCGCAAGCCGGACCTGATCCTGCTGGACTGGATGCTGCCCGGCACTTCCGGCATCGAGCTGGCACGCCGCCTCAAGCGTGACGAGCTGACCGGGGACATCCCGATCATCATGCTCACGGCCAAAGGCGAAGAGGACAACAAGATTCAGGGCCTGGAAGTTGGCGCCGATGACTACATCACCAAGCCATTTTCCCCACGCGAGCTGGTTGCCCGCCTGAAGGCCGTGCTGCGCCGTGCTGGCCCTACCGATGGCGAAGCGCCGATCGAAGTCGACGGCCTGATCCTGGACCCGATCAGCCACCGCGTGACCATCGATGGCAAGCCAGCCGAGATGGGCCCGACCGAATACCGTCTGCTGCAATTTTTCATGACCCATCAGGAACGCGCCTACACCCGTGGCCAACTGTTGGACCAGGTGTGGGGCGGCAATGTGTATGTGGAAGAGCGCACCGTCGACGTGCACATCCGCCGCCTGCGCAAAGCCTTGGGCGACGCCTACGAGAATCTGGTACAAACCGTGCGCGGCACCGGCTATCGGTTTTCAACCAAAGGTTGA
- the phoR gene encoding phosphate regulon sensor histidine kinase PhoR — protein MLLLITGCLVVGLVSGQYGWSLAVGIGLYLGWTLKQLLRLHEWLRQHKPDEAPPDGYGLWGEVFDSIYHLQRRDQRVRGRLQAVIDRVQESTAALKDAVIMLDSDGNLEWWNRAAETLLGLKTPQDSGQPVTNLVRHPRFKEYFEQDNYEEALEIPSPTNDRVRIQLYLTRYGNNEHLMLVRDVTRIHQLEQMRKDFVANVSHELRTPLTVICGYLETLLDNVDEINPRWSRALQQMQQQGSRMQTLLNDLLLLAKLEATDYPSDNHPVAVQSLLQTIKNDAQALSGERGQQISLDADPLVLLKGSEGELRSAFSNLVFNAVKYTQDKGNIRIRWWADEHGAHLSVQDSGIGIDAKHLPRLTERFYRVDSSRNSNTGGTGLGLAIVKHVLLRHRARLEISSVLGHGSTFTCHFPPTQVTRSRVIGTDE, from the coding sequence ATGCTGTTATTGATCACCGGCTGCCTGGTGGTCGGCCTGGTCAGCGGCCAATACGGCTGGAGCCTGGCCGTCGGCATCGGTCTGTACCTGGGCTGGACCCTCAAACAGCTGCTGCGCCTGCATGAATGGCTGCGCCAGCACAAACCCGACGAAGCACCGCCTGACGGCTACGGCCTGTGGGGCGAGGTGTTCGACAGCATCTACCACTTGCAACGTCGTGACCAACGGGTTCGCGGGCGCCTGCAGGCGGTGATCGACCGGGTGCAGGAGTCCACCGCCGCGCTCAAGGACGCGGTGATCATGCTCGACAGCGACGGCAACCTGGAATGGTGGAACCGCGCCGCCGAAACCCTGCTGGGCCTCAAGACGCCCCAGGACAGCGGCCAGCCGGTGACCAACCTGGTGCGCCACCCGCGCTTCAAGGAATACTTCGAGCAGGACAATTACGAAGAAGCCCTGGAAATCCCCTCGCCCACCAATGACCGCGTGCGCATCCAGCTGTACCTGACGCGCTACGGCAACAACGAGCACCTGATGCTGGTGCGCGACGTGACCCGCATCCACCAGCTGGAACAGATGCGCAAAGACTTCGTCGCCAACGTCTCCCACGAACTGCGCACGCCGTTGACGGTGATCTGCGGCTACCTGGAGACGCTGCTGGACAACGTCGACGAGATCAACCCGCGCTGGAGCCGCGCCCTGCAGCAAATGCAGCAACAGGGCTCGCGCATGCAGACCCTGCTCAACGACCTGCTGTTGCTGGCCAAGCTTGAGGCCACCGATTACCCGTCGGACAACCATCCCGTCGCCGTGCAGAGCCTGTTGCAGACCATCAAGAATGACGCCCAGGCGCTATCCGGCGAGCGCGGGCAGCAGATCAGCCTGGACGCCGACCCGCTGGTGCTGCTCAAAGGCAGCGAGGGCGAGTTGCGCAGCGCGTTTTCCAACCTGGTGTTCAACGCCGTGAAGTACACCCAGGACAAGGGCAATATCCGCATTCGCTGGTGGGCCGATGAACACGGCGCACACCTGAGCGTGCAGGACTCCGGCATCGGCATCGACGCCAAACACTTGCCGCGCCTGACCGAGCGCTTCTACCGCGTCGACTCCAGCCGCAACTCCAACACCGGCGGCACCGGGCTGGGCCTGGCCATCGTCAAGCATGTGCTGTTGCGCCATCGCGCACGGCTGGAAATCAGCAGTGTGCTGGGGCATGGCAGCACGTTTACCTGCCACTTTCCGCCGACGCAGGTGACGCGTTCGCGGGTGATCGGCACAGATGAATAA
- a CDS encoding hemolysin family protein, whose amino-acid sequence MDPSPGITLATLFADFGMILFALILVLLNGFFVAAEFAMVKLRATRVEAIAHKNGWRGQILRTVHSQLDAYLSACQLGITLASLGLGWVGEPAFAHILEPLLGAVGVESPEVIKGVSFFAAFFVISYLHIVVGELAPKSWAIRKPELLSLWTAVPLYLFYWAMYPAIYLLNASANAILRIAGQGEPGPHHEHHYSREELKLILHSSRGQDPSDQGMRVLASAVEMGELEVVDWANSREDLVTLDFNAPLKEILALFRRHKFSRYPVYDAVRNEFVGLLHIKDLLLELAALDHIPESFNLAELTRPLERVSRHMPLSQLLEQFRKGGAHFALVEEADGKIIGYLTMEDVLEVLVGDIQDEHRKAERGILAYQPGKLLVRGDTPLFKVERLLGVDLDHIEAETLAGLIYDTLKRVPEEEEVLEVEGLRIIIKKMKGPKIVLAKVLLLD is encoded by the coding sequence ATGGACCCTTCCCCTGGTATCACCCTCGCCACACTCTTCGCCGACTTCGGCATGATTCTTTTTGCACTGATCCTGGTACTGCTCAACGGTTTCTTCGTTGCGGCGGAATTCGCCATGGTCAAACTGCGCGCCACCCGGGTCGAGGCCATCGCCCACAAGAACGGCTGGCGCGGGCAGATCCTGCGCACCGTGCACAGCCAGCTCGACGCCTACCTGTCGGCCTGCCAGCTGGGTATCACCCTGGCCTCCCTGGGCCTGGGCTGGGTCGGTGAGCCAGCTTTTGCGCATATCCTCGAGCCGTTGCTGGGCGCGGTGGGCGTAGAGTCGCCGGAAGTGATCAAAGGCGTGTCGTTCTTTGCCGCCTTCTTTGTGATCTCCTACCTGCACATCGTGGTGGGTGAATTGGCGCCTAAATCCTGGGCCATCCGCAAACCCGAGTTGCTGTCGCTGTGGACCGCGGTGCCGTTGTACCTGTTCTACTGGGCGATGTACCCGGCGATTTACCTGCTCAACGCCAGCGCAAACGCCATCTTGCGTATTGCCGGCCAAGGCGAGCCTGGCCCGCACCATGAGCACCATTACAGCCGTGAAGAACTCAAGCTGATCCTGCACTCCAGCCGTGGCCAGGACCCGAGCGACCAAGGCATGCGTGTACTCGCCTCCGCCGTGGAAATGGGCGAACTGGAAGTGGTGGACTGGGCCAACTCTCGCGAAGACCTGGTCACCCTCGACTTCAACGCCCCGCTCAAGGAAATCCTCGCGCTGTTCCGCCGCCACAAATTCAGCCGCTACCCGGTGTATGACGCGGTGCGCAACGAGTTTGTCGGCCTGCTGCACATCAAGGACTTGCTGCTGGAACTGGCGGCTCTGGACCACATCCCCGAGTCGTTCAACCTGGCCGAGCTGACCCGCCCGCTGGAGCGCGTATCGCGCCATATGCCGTTGTCGCAGTTGCTGGAGCAGTTCCGCAAAGGCGGCGCGCACTTTGCTCTGGTAGAGGAAGCCGACGGCAAGATCATCGGCTACCTGACCATGGAAGACGTGCTGGAAGTGCTGGTCGGCGATATCCAGGACGAACACCGCAAGGCCGAACGCGGCATTCTCGCCTACCAACCGGGCAAACTGCTGGTGCGTGGCGACACGCCGCTGTTCAAGGTGGAACGCCTGCTGGGCGTCGACCTGGACCACATCGAAGCCGAAACCCTCGCCGGGCTGATCTACGACACCCTCAAACGCGTGCCGGAAGAGGAAGAAGTGCTGGAGGTTGAAGGCTTGCGAATCATCATCAAGAAGATGAAAGGGCCGAAGATCGTGCTGGCCAAGGTGCTGTTGCTGGATTGA
- a CDS encoding response regulator — protein MSKVSVLVVDDASFIRDLVKKCLRNYFPGIKIEDAVNGKKAQSILMRETFDLVLCDWEMPEMSGLELLTWCREQAHLKAMPFVMVTSRGDKENVVQAIQAGVSGYVSKPFTNEQLLNKVKQALHKIGRLDALIASAPTKMNSAFGNDSLSALTGGKPEAVKPAPVAAPSKGLLNSPPVQTPAASPAGGRGQGQLRLSSGTQQCVIKALSIKEALLVVRRGEVLPQVLESAVLDLEQGDNAEVARLNGYLHAVVAYEPKPDSDWLQLTFRFIDQDAQKLDYISRLIARGTAQKHFVPGA, from the coding sequence ATGAGTAAAGTCAGTGTATTGGTGGTGGACGATGCCTCGTTTATCCGCGACCTGGTGAAGAAGTGCCTGCGCAACTACTTTCCGGGGATCAAGATCGAAGATGCGGTGAACGGTAAAAAGGCGCAATCCATCCTGATGCGCGAGACCTTCGACCTGGTGCTGTGCGACTGGGAAATGCCCGAGATGTCAGGCCTGGAGTTGCTGACCTGGTGCCGCGAGCAGGCCCATCTCAAAGCCATGCCGTTCGTGATGGTGACCAGCCGTGGCGACAAGGAAAACGTGGTGCAGGCCATTCAGGCCGGCGTCTCCGGCTACGTCAGCAAGCCGTTCACCAACGAGCAATTGCTGAACAAGGTCAAGCAGGCCCTGCACAAGATCGGTCGCCTCGACGCGCTGATCGCCAGTGCGCCGACCAAAATGAATTCGGCTTTTGGCAACGACTCCCTGAGCGCCCTGACCGGCGGCAAGCCTGAAGCCGTGAAACCGGCGCCGGTGGCTGCGCCAAGCAAAGGCCTGCTCAACAGCCCGCCGGTGCAAACGCCAGCGGCATCGCCGGCCGGCGGCCGTGGCCAAGGCCAGCTGCGCCTGTCCAGCGGCACCCAGCAATGCGTGATCAAAGCGCTGAGCATCAAGGAAGCGCTGCTGGTGGTGCGCCGTGGTGAAGTCCTGCCGCAGGTACTGGAAAGCGCGGTGCTCGACCTTGAGCAAGGCGACAACGCCGAAGTGGCCCGCCTCAACGGCTACCTGCACGCCGTCGTCGCCTACGAGCCCAAGCCCGACAGCGACTGGCTGCAGCTGACCTTCCGGTTTATCGACCAGGACGCGCAGAAACTCGACTACATCTCCCGCCTGATCGCACGCGGCACGGCGCAGAAGCACTTTGTGCCGGGTGCGTGA
- the phoU gene encoding phosphate signaling complex protein PhoU, with the protein MISKEGLTHHISAQFNAELEEVRSHLLAMGGLVEKQVNDAVTALIEADSGLAQQVREIDDQINQMERNIDEECLRILARRQPAASDLRLIISISKSVIDLERIGDEATKIARRAIQLCEEGEAPRGYVEVRHIGDQVRNMVRDALDAFARFDAELALSVAQYDKTIDREYKTALRELATYMMEDPRSISRVLNIIWVLRSLERIGDHARNISELVIYLVRGTDVRHMGLKRMKAEVEGTADQIPNVPGESDDK; encoded by the coding sequence ATGATTAGCAAAGAAGGCCTTACCCATCACATCTCCGCGCAGTTCAACGCCGAGCTTGAGGAGGTGCGCAGCCACCTCCTGGCGATGGGCGGGCTGGTGGAGAAGCAAGTCAACGACGCCGTCACCGCGCTGATCGAGGCCGACTCGGGCCTGGCCCAGCAAGTGCGTGAAATCGATGACCAGATCAACCAGATGGAACGCAACATCGACGAAGAATGCCTGCGCATTCTGGCGCGGCGCCAGCCGGCGGCGTCTGACCTGCGTTTGATCATCAGCATCTCCAAGTCGGTGATCGACCTGGAGCGCATCGGTGACGAAGCCACCAAGATCGCCCGTCGCGCCATCCAGTTGTGCGAAGAAGGCGAAGCGCCGCGCGGTTACGTGGAAGTGCGCCACATCGGCGACCAGGTGCGCAACATGGTGCGCGACGCCCTCGACGCTTTTGCCCGCTTCGACGCCGAGCTGGCATTGTCGGTAGCGCAGTACGACAAGACCATCGACCGCGAATACAAGACCGCACTGCGCGAGCTGGCGACCTACATGATGGAAGACCCGCGCTCTATCTCGCGGGTCTTGAACATCATCTGGGTGCTGCGTTCGCTGGAGCGTATCGGCGACCACGCGCGCAATATCTCGGAACTGGTGATTTACCTGGTACGCGGTACCGACGTGCGGCACATGGGCCTCAAGCGCATGAAAGCCGAAGTTGAAGGCACAGCCGATCAAATCCCTAATGTTCCGGGCGAATCTGACGATAAGTAA
- the pstB gene encoding phosphate ABC transporter ATP-binding protein PstB, giving the protein MQHETHTHGINMSALGRDKQSLSLAQETVAIEVPGLSLYYGEKQALFDVSMNIPKQRVTAFIGPSGCGKSTLLRTFNRMNDLVDGCRVEGAINLYGTNIYRKGEDVAELRRRVGMVFQKPNPFPKTIYENVVYGLRIQGINKKRILDEAVEWALKGAALWDEVKDRLHESALGLSGGQQQRLVIARTIAVEPEVLLLDEPCSALDPISTLKVEELIYELKSKFTIVIVTHNMQQAARVSDYTAFMYMGKLVEFGDTDTLFTNPAKKQTEDYITGRYG; this is encoded by the coding sequence ATGCAACACGAAACCCACACCCACGGCATTAACATGTCGGCCCTGGGTCGCGACAAGCAGAGCCTGAGCCTGGCCCAGGAAACCGTGGCCATCGAAGTGCCGGGCCTGAGCCTGTACTACGGTGAGAAGCAGGCGCTGTTCGACGTCAGCATGAACATCCCCAAGCAGCGCGTGACCGCCTTCATCGGCCCGTCCGGCTGCGGCAAGTCGACGTTGCTGCGCACCTTCAACCGCATGAACGACCTGGTCGACGGTTGCCGTGTAGAAGGCGCGATCAACCTCTACGGCACCAACATCTACCGCAAGGGCGAGGACGTGGCCGAGCTGCGCCGCCGGGTGGGCATGGTGTTTCAGAAGCCCAACCCGTTTCCCAAGACCATCTACGAAAACGTGGTCTACGGCCTGCGCATTCAGGGCATCAACAAAAAACGCATCCTCGACGAGGCCGTTGAATGGGCGCTCAAAGGCGCGGCACTGTGGGATGAGGTCAAGGACCGCCTGCACGAGTCGGCCCTCGGTTTGTCCGGCGGCCAGCAGCAACGTCTGGTGATCGCCCGCACCATCGCCGTGGAGCCGGAAGTGCTGCTGCTTGACGAACCCTGCTCGGCACTCGACCCGATCTCCACATTGAAAGTCGAAGAGCTGATCTACGAACTGAAATCCAAGTTCACCATCGTCATCGTGACCCACAACATGCAACAGGCGGCGCGGGTTTCCGACTACACCGCGTTCATGTACATGGGCAAGCTGGTGGAATTTGGCGACACCGATACCCTGTTCACCAACCCGGCGAAGAAGCAGACCGAAGACTACATCACCGGTCGCTATGGCTAG
- the pstA gene encoding phosphate ABC transporter permease PstA, whose protein sequence is MKQNSLNGWFKSGAPGVWISGGAVSIAVIMTIGLLAVIAVRGLGHFWPADLIQANYNVPGQENHIVIGEVVQKEEVPRERLKSAGLPVPDQGPEFMTRELIKVGNRDLNGNDFTWIVGEWLKDQTKPANLMAIERREWGNFYGTLVNVKQDGKVIAEGEAAWPELQARVDRVNKLAAQLKSLEKTDIGAINAGLERIRLHGRKLELEGKLDATAQADMDSDRAELNNRYKDIEARLADLHTQFNRDSLTARDANGKEVEIGIGKVVHAYQPNAMGTMTKIGFYFSKVWEFLSDDPREANTEGGIFPAIFGTVMMTLIMAMIVTPFGVLAAVYLREYAKQNTLTRIIRIAVNNLAGVPAIVYGVFGLGFFVYVLGGSVDRLFFAEALPAPTFGTPGLLWASLTLALLAVPVVIVATEEGLARIPRTVREGSLALGATKAETLWKIVLPMASPAMMTGMILAVARAAGEVAPLMLVGVVKLAPSLPVDGNYPYLHLDQKIMHLGFHIYDVGFQSPNVEAARPLVYATALLLVLVIATLNLSAVWIRNHLREKYKALDS, encoded by the coding sequence GTGAAACAGAACTCCCTGAATGGATGGTTCAAGAGCGGCGCCCCCGGCGTCTGGATCAGCGGTGGCGCGGTGTCCATCGCGGTCATCATGACCATTGGTTTGCTGGCCGTGATTGCCGTGCGTGGCTTGGGCCACTTCTGGCCGGCTGACCTTATCCAGGCCAACTACAACGTGCCGGGCCAGGAAAACCATATCGTCATCGGCGAAGTGGTGCAGAAAGAAGAAGTGCCACGCGAGCGCCTGAAAAGTGCTGGTCTGCCGGTGCCCGACCAAGGCCCGGAATTCATGACCCGCGAGCTGATCAAGGTCGGCAACCGCGACCTGAACGGCAACGACTTCACCTGGATCGTCGGCGAGTGGCTCAAGGACCAGACCAAGCCGGCCAACCTGATGGCCATCGAACGCCGTGAATGGGGCAACTTCTACGGCACCCTGGTCAACGTCAAACAGGACGGCAAGGTCATCGCCGAAGGCGAGGCCGCGTGGCCGGAGCTGCAGGCCCGCGTTGACCGCGTGAACAAGCTGGCGGCGCAACTCAAGAGTCTGGAAAAAACCGACATCGGCGCGATCAATGCCGGGCTGGAGCGTATCCGCCTGCACGGTCGAAAGCTGGAGCTGGAAGGCAAGCTCGACGCTACCGCCCAAGCTGATATGGACTCGGACCGCGCAGAACTGAACAACCGCTACAAGGACATCGAAGCGCGCCTGGCGGACCTGCACACGCAGTTCAACCGCGACAGCCTGACGGCGCGCGACGCTAACGGCAAAGAAGTGGAAATCGGCATCGGCAAGGTGGTGCACGCCTACCAGCCGAACGCCATGGGCACGATGACCAAAATCGGCTTCTACTTCAGCAAGGTCTGGGAATTCCTCAGCGATGACCCACGGGAAGCCAACACCGAAGGCGGGATCTTCCCGGCGATTTTCGGCACCGTGATGATGACCCTGATCATGGCGATGATCGTGACGCCGTTCGGCGTACTGGCGGCGGTGTACCTGCGCGAATATGCCAAGCAGAACACCCTGACGCGGATTATCCGCATTGCGGTGAACAACCTGGCGGGCGTACCGGCCATCGTCTACGGCGTGTTCGGCCTGGGCTTCTTCGTGTATGTGCTGGGTGGCTCGGTTGACCGTCTGTTCTTCGCCGAAGCCCTGCCGGCACCCACGTTCGGTACGCCGGGCCTGCTGTGGGCCTCGCTGACCCTGGCGCTGCTGGCGGTGCCGGTAGTGATCGTGGCCACCGAAGAAGGCCTGGCGCGGATTCCCCGCACCGTGCGCGAGGGTTCGTTGGCACTGGGCGCGACCAAGGCAGAAACGCTGTGGAAGATCGTGCTGCCGATGGCCAGCCCGGCGATGATGACCGGCATGATTCTCGCCGTGGCCCGCGCCGCCGGTGAAGTGGCGCCGCTGATGCTGGTGGGTGTGGTGAAACTGGCGCCGTCGCTGCCGGTGGACGGCAACTACCCGTACCTGCACCTGGACCAGAAGATCATGCACCTGGGCTTCCATATCTATGACGTCGGCTTCCAGAGCCCCAACGTCGAAGCTGCGCGGCCGTTGGTCTACGCCACCGCCTTGCTGCTGGTGCTGGTGATCGCCACGCTCAACTTGTCGGCGGTGTGGATCCGTAACCACCTGCGCGAAAAATACAAGGCGCTGGACAGCTAA